One stretch of Schlesneria sp. DSM 10557 DNA includes these proteins:
- a CDS encoding STAS domain-containing protein, with translation MPNVSNLEVYQAGELTVIGFGGREVLDDMNVAECRDELVELIRSHHCKVLAFDLTRVRLIPSGLLGLLASIRKQGVAVHLYNPSTDIREVLEITKLDDVLELHELEIAV, from the coding sequence ATGCCGAATGTTTCTAATCTGGAGGTCTACCAGGCTGGTGAATTGACGGTCATCGGCTTTGGCGGACGTGAAGTTCTCGATGATATGAATGTCGCCGAATGCCGCGACGAGCTTGTCGAACTGATTCGGTCGCACCACTGCAAGGTGCTGGCCTTCGACCTCACACGCGTCCGACTGATCCCCAGCGGCCTCCTGGGACTGCTGGCATCAATCCGCAAGCAGGGGGTGGCAGTCCATCTCTACAATCCTTCCACCGATATTCGGGAAGTCCTCGAGATCACCAAGCTCGATGATGTGTTGGAATTGCACGAACTGGAAATCGCTGTCTAA
- the ltrA gene encoding group II intron reverse transcriptase/maturase yields MERICDRDNLNRAYRKVKANKGAPGVDGMTLDDLAAWIATHKNTLIASLLEGRYQPQPVRGVQIPKPGGGMRQLGIPTVVDRLVQQAILQVLEPLFDPTFSNSSYGFRPGRSAHQALAAAQQYVAEGRLIVVDMDLEKFFDRVNHDILMGRLARRVPDKRLLRIIRRFLEAGLMQDGACLARQEGTPQGGPLSPLLANLLLDDLDRELERRGHKFCRYADDCNIYVRTKAAGERVLASLTTFLETHLRLRVNRDKSAAAYILDRKFLGHRLLPGGKLGVAPQSLARARQKVRELTKRNRGVSLRRMVTELNSFLTGWVTYYRHAQCRSHLERLDEWIRHRLRCVQLKQRKRAKPISDFLISCGVPRYLAWILANSGKGWWRMAGSPPAQHAMSIDWFHRLGLVFLTQRHADLQPS; encoded by the coding sequence ATGGAAAGGATTTGTGACCGAGACAATCTCAATCGAGCCTATCGCAAAGTGAAAGCGAACAAGGGTGCCCCAGGCGTCGATGGGATGACCCTCGACGATTTGGCCGCCTGGATTGCGACTCACAAGAACACGCTGATCGCCTCGCTCCTGGAAGGACGATACCAGCCCCAACCGGTGCGTGGAGTGCAAATTCCGAAGCCGGGAGGTGGAATGCGACAATTGGGCATTCCGACGGTTGTCGACCGACTCGTACAGCAAGCGATTCTGCAGGTTCTCGAACCGCTATTTGATCCGACGTTCTCGAACTCCAGCTACGGGTTCCGCCCCGGTCGCAGTGCCCACCAGGCCTTGGCCGCGGCTCAGCAATACGTGGCCGAAGGACGTCTCATCGTCGTGGATATGGACCTGGAGAAGTTCTTCGACAGGGTCAACCACGACATTCTGATGGGACGTCTGGCGCGACGCGTGCCTGATAAGCGTCTGCTTCGCATCATTCGCCGGTTCCTGGAAGCGGGGCTGATGCAAGACGGTGCCTGCCTTGCACGTCAGGAAGGGACGCCGCAAGGCGGTCCCTTGTCACCACTGCTGGCGAACTTGTTACTGGACGATCTCGACCGGGAACTGGAGCGTCGCGGGCACAAGTTCTGTCGCTATGCCGATGACTGCAACATTTACGTGCGGACAAAAGCAGCGGGAGAACGCGTGCTGGCCTCGCTCACGACATTCCTGGAAACGCATCTGCGATTGCGGGTTAACCGCGATAAATCCGCAGCAGCGTACATCCTGGACCGGAAATTCCTGGGCCACCGTCTGCTCCCGGGCGGGAAGCTGGGGGTCGCCCCTCAGAGTCTCGCACGGGCACGGCAGAAGGTGCGTGAACTGACGAAACGCAATCGAGGCGTCAGCCTCCGACGGATGGTGACCGAACTCAACTCGTTCTTGACCGGATGGGTGACATACTACCGACATGCCCAATGTCGGTCTCACCTCGAACGTCTGGATGAATGGATTCGACATCGTCTGCGCTGCGTTCAACTCAAACAGCGGAAACGTGCGAAACCGATCTCCGACTTCCTGATCTCGTGCGGAGTACCCCGGTACCTCGCGTGGATTCTGGCTAACTCGGGGAAAGGATGGTGGCGCATGGCGGGTAGCCCTCCTGCTCAACATGCCATGTCCATCGACTGGTTCCATCGTCTCGGCCT
- a CDS encoding cytochrome P450, producing MNSTNLSIAHGAEKPLPVTYGRLMDFPDDPVACLRELHARHGSICAMEEQGQRIYFVFGPEFNHQILSDMANFHSQFFAIRGSRNSPQRRLSSGLLSMNGEQHKRNRRMVMDAFMKKAILNYIPSIQSEVEAMLAEWVPGTERDVSRDMTDFMLRLTSTILFGIDQPEVAYRIGHMIDEWVHLNHEIGMGAFVADPTIANRYSDLLEYAGKLEAEILGMIKLRKQNPTGSDALSILINAHDSEGSITDEELVGSAALMFAAAHLTTAHTLTWTLFLLAQHPTAMTQLHEELTANLTGGFPTVAQLEQLPFVERTLKESMRILPASSYSQRVAAAPVELGPFQLTPGAGIVFSQFITHHMPGIYSDPEAFLPNRWLNINPSPYQYLPFGAGPRMCLGAPLAMLILKTTLPTILQRFKVTMVPNSEVSSKVISTMLGPTTSVMMRIDHQDGKFHSAPVRGNIHEMVDLREVVSTRRAA from the coding sequence ATGAACTCAACGAATCTGTCCATTGCACATGGTGCTGAAAAGCCGCTGCCGGTCACATACGGTCGGTTGATGGATTTCCCTGATGACCCGGTCGCCTGTCTCCGTGAGCTCCATGCGCGGCACGGCTCAATCTGTGCCATGGAAGAGCAGGGCCAACGGATCTATTTCGTTTTCGGACCTGAGTTCAATCATCAGATTCTGAGTGATATGGCCAACTTTCACTCGCAATTCTTTGCCATTCGGGGCTCAAGAAATTCCCCTCAGCGCAGACTGAGCTCCGGCCTGCTGAGCATGAATGGAGAGCAGCACAAGCGAAACCGCCGCATGGTGATGGATGCCTTCATGAAGAAGGCCATTCTCAACTATATCCCGTCGATCCAGAGCGAGGTCGAGGCGATGCTGGCAGAGTGGGTTCCCGGGACGGAGCGGGATGTCTCGCGCGACATGACCGATTTCATGCTGCGGCTGACCAGCACGATTCTGTTTGGCATCGATCAGCCCGAAGTGGCATACCGGATTGGCCACATGATTGATGAGTGGGTTCACTTGAACCATGAAATCGGCATGGGTGCGTTCGTCGCTGATCCGACGATTGCCAATCGTTACAGCGATCTTCTCGAGTATGCAGGAAAACTCGAAGCAGAGATCCTCGGAATGATCAAACTTCGGAAACAGAATCCCACCGGTTCAGACGCCCTGTCGATTCTCATCAATGCTCATGACAGCGAAGGGAGCATTACCGACGAAGAGCTGGTCGGGTCTGCCGCACTGATGTTTGCCGCGGCACATCTCACCACTGCCCACACGCTGACCTGGACACTTTTCCTGCTCGCGCAACACCCGACTGCGATGACGCAGCTGCACGAGGAGCTGACAGCGAATCTTACCGGAGGCTTCCCGACGGTCGCGCAACTGGAACAGCTTCCCTTCGTGGAACGGACGCTCAAGGAAAGCATGCGGATCTTGCCAGCGTCGTCCTATTCCCAGCGCGTCGCCGCCGCACCGGTCGAACTCGGCCCATTCCAGTTGACGCCCGGTGCCGGGATCGTCTTCAGCCAGTTCATCACGCACCATATGCCGGGCATCTATTCCGACCCGGAAGCGTTCCTTCCGAATCGCTGGTTGAATATCAATCCTTCCCCCTATCAGTACCTGCCATTTGGGGCGGGACCGAGAATGTGCCTGGGTGCTCCGCTCGCCATGCTGATCCTCAAGACCACCCTGCCGACAATTCTGCAGCGGTTCAAGGTGACGATGGTCCCGAACTCGGAGGTCAGCTCCAAGGTCATTTCAACCATGCTCGGCCCCACCACCAGCGTCATGATGCGGATCGATCATCAGGACGGAAAGTTCCACTCGGCACCGGTGCGTGGAAACATTCACGAAATGGTCGATCTGCGCGAAGTCGTGTCCACTCGGCGTGCGGCGTAG
- a CDS encoding PQQ-binding-like beta-propeller repeat protein translates to MLSTQAIQLRSLVRVFVGGLLGVCLSSIHASDWPQFRGPNGSATDPADLPLPTDIGPDHNVLWKTALPPGHSSPVVVGERIFLTGVRDKTLVTMSLDRQTGTPQWEADAPYERLETIHRIGSHAQSTPCADSSLLFSFFGSSGLYCYDHSGKLIWKKPLGPFLNDFGAASSPIVHGDRLILCQDHDLDSFLICLDKRSGETLWKTDRSDFLRNSCTPILWNNEGRQQIVVAATLRVVGYDLETGKEAWTVRGISRTVVSSPTVGPDGNLYLAGWAAGGDEAEPIRAEPFDDVAPRRDKNQDGMLSEEELVEGPIYARFTQADRNKDGQLTRDEYELFRSLFDQGKNMVLSIRPGATGDATKTHIRWTYPKQVPFCASPLLYNGRLFTVKDGGILQNLDPETGKASRPLRLEASGSYYASPVAGDGKVYLVDEPGRLTVVSATEQLNLLHTSDMKEDVFATPAIVDGRIYLRTAGHLYCFGLK, encoded by the coding sequence ATGTTGTCCACTCAAGCAATTCAGCTTCGCTCGCTCGTACGGGTCTTCGTCGGTGGGCTCCTGGGGGTGTGTCTCTCGAGTATTCATGCGAGCGACTGGCCTCAATTTCGTGGACCGAACGGTTCCGCGACAGATCCTGCCGATTTGCCGTTACCGACAGACATCGGGCCAGATCACAACGTTCTCTGGAAAACGGCGCTCCCTCCAGGCCATTCTTCTCCTGTCGTCGTCGGTGAGCGGATCTTCCTCACGGGTGTGCGTGACAAAACTCTGGTCACGATGTCGCTCGACCGGCAGACCGGGACACCTCAATGGGAGGCTGATGCCCCTTATGAACGTCTGGAAACCATTCACCGGATTGGCAGTCATGCTCAAAGCACGCCCTGCGCAGACTCCAGCCTGTTGTTCAGTTTCTTCGGATCCAGTGGTCTTTATTGCTATGACCACAGTGGTAAATTGATCTGGAAGAAACCCTTGGGACCCTTCCTCAATGATTTTGGAGCAGCCAGTTCACCGATCGTACATGGCGACCGTCTGATTCTCTGCCAGGATCATGATCTGGATTCGTTTCTGATCTGTCTGGATAAGCGATCGGGTGAAACACTCTGGAAAACGGACCGTTCTGACTTCCTGCGTAATTCGTGCACACCGATTCTGTGGAATAACGAAGGTCGTCAGCAAATCGTCGTGGCGGCGACCCTGCGGGTTGTCGGATACGATCTGGAGACCGGGAAAGAAGCGTGGACTGTCCGTGGGATCTCACGCACAGTCGTCAGTTCGCCGACCGTGGGGCCAGACGGGAATCTGTATCTGGCAGGCTGGGCTGCGGGGGGGGATGAGGCGGAACCAATTCGGGCGGAACCGTTCGACGATGTCGCCCCGCGAAGGGATAAGAATCAAGACGGAATGCTCAGTGAAGAGGAACTCGTCGAAGGGCCGATCTATGCTCGCTTCACACAGGCCGACCGGAACAAAGACGGACAACTGACGCGTGACGAGTACGAGCTTTTTCGTAGTCTGTTCGACCAGGGAAAAAACATGGTCCTGAGTATCCGGCCGGGTGCGACGGGGGACGCAACGAAAACTCACATCCGTTGGACCTATCCGAAGCAGGTTCCCTTCTGTGCGTCTCCCCTGCTCTACAACGGCAGGCTGTTTACAGTGAAAGACGGCGGAATTCTTCAGAATCTCGACCCGGAAACGGGGAAAGCATCGCGTCCGCTCAGGCTTGAGGCAAGTGGCAGCTATTATGCCTCACCTGTCGCCGGGGATGGGAAGGTGTATCTCGTTGATGAGCCTGGTCGGCTGACGGTCGTTTCGGCAACGGAGCAACTGAATCTCCTGCACACCAGCGACATGAAGGAGGATGTCTTCGCCACGCCAGCCATTGTCGATGGTCGGATCTATCTGCGTACGGCGGGGCATCTCTATTGCTTCGGTCTGAAATGA
- a CDS encoding glycosyltransferase family 4 protein, giving the protein MMPVRRIALIFEFNTLNGGERSMLAALDWLKTHRPDLEFHALGPSTGRLAEALRSRFIPLHHWSVRDPAGNRLTADRILSELLNGLGKIKPDLVHANSLSMSRLLGPLRSRLEVPTTGHLRDIIKLSRGAIDDLNLNDRLIAVSHATRNFHLQQGLREQLVNVVHNGIDCGSETKVREKRWLLDELQLSPAEQSRCEERIRQNTLRCSMPPTPDARILSTEPLLITCIGQIGLRKGLDVVAAAALRITQKRPDVHFLMIGERTSQKAESVQFESSLRQRIAEDGVSSHVHWLGHRDDVPRILRAVDLLVHPANQEPFGRVLLEASAAGLPIVATDVGGTSEIVLDGQTGVLVPPRDPVALAEAVASILSNPSEAQRMGAAARERTAQLFSSASSAQHLAQIWDSVLRMTRGDQNA; this is encoded by the coding sequence ATGATGCCTGTTCGACGGATCGCTCTCATCTTCGAATTCAACACGTTGAATGGGGGCGAGAGATCGATGCTGGCGGCACTGGACTGGTTGAAGACTCATCGGCCGGATCTCGAATTCCATGCACTCGGCCCATCAACGGGTCGCCTGGCTGAAGCACTGCGAAGTCGCTTCATCCCGCTGCATCACTGGTCGGTCCGCGATCCGGCAGGGAACCGGCTGACTGCGGATCGAATCTTGTCAGAACTCCTAAACGGACTTGGCAAAATCAAGCCCGATCTCGTCCATGCCAACTCTCTCTCCATGAGCCGCCTGCTGGGCCCCCTCCGCAGTCGGCTTGAGGTTCCGACGACGGGCCACCTGCGCGACATTATCAAACTGAGCAGGGGGGCGATTGACGATCTGAATCTCAACGACCGACTCATCGCCGTCTCGCATGCGACACGAAACTTTCATCTCCAGCAGGGACTCCGAGAACAACTCGTCAACGTTGTTCACAACGGGATTGACTGTGGATCGGAAACGAAAGTGAGGGAGAAACGCTGGCTGCTGGACGAACTTCAGCTCTCTCCCGCAGAGCAGTCCCGGTGTGAAGAACGGATACGACAGAACACCCTCCGTTGCTCGATGCCGCCCACCCCCGACGCGCGCATCCTGTCGACCGAACCACTCCTGATTACCTGTATTGGACAGATTGGATTAAGAAAGGGATTGGACGTCGTCGCTGCTGCGGCGCTTCGTATCACCCAGAAGAGACCGGACGTTCATTTTCTGATGATTGGGGAACGAACATCTCAAAAAGCCGAAAGCGTTCAGTTCGAAAGTTCGCTGCGGCAACGGATCGCCGAGGATGGGGTCAGTTCCCACGTCCACTGGCTCGGCCACCGCGATGATGTCCCCCGCATTCTTCGTGCAGTCGATCTCCTCGTGCATCCTGCCAATCAGGAACCGTTCGGCCGGGTCCTGCTGGAAGCGTCTGCAGCGGGGTTACCGATCGTCGCCACCGATGTCGGCGGCACTTCCGAGATCGTACTTGACGGTCAGACCGGGGTTCTTGTGCCACCACGTGATCCGGTCGCCCTTGCTGAAGCGGTCGCATCGATCTTGTCGAATCCCAGCGAAGCACAGCGGATGGGAGCAGCCGCGAGAGAGCGTACGGCGCAATTGTTTTCGAGTGCGTCGTCAGCTCAACATCTCGCGCAGATCTGGGACAGTGTACTCAGAATGACTCGTGGCGACCAAAACGCGTGA
- a CDS encoding HesB/IscA family protein, which translates to MAVTLTEKAAAEIKRIRAESKIPEEYVLRVGVRAGGCSGWDYSFNFDDTQDTTKDFVTEQFGVKLAVDKRFDLHLDGTEIDFIDDLNRRGFKFNNPNAQKTCGCGSSFAM; encoded by the coding sequence ATGGCCGTGACATTGACCGAAAAAGCTGCCGCCGAAATCAAGCGGATCCGGGCCGAAAGCAAGATTCCCGAAGAGTACGTGCTGCGAGTGGGTGTCCGGGCAGGCGGTTGCTCTGGCTGGGACTATTCCTTTAACTTCGACGACACTCAGGACACGACGAAAGATTTCGTCACCGAGCAGTTCGGCGTGAAACTGGCTGTCGACAAGCGATTCGACCTCCATCTGGATGGGACCGAGATCGATTTTATCGACGACCTGAATCGCCGTGGGTTCAAGTTCAACAACCCCAACGCTCAGAAGACCTGCGGTTGCGGCAGCAGCTTCGCGATGTAG
- a CDS encoding choice-of-anchor P family protein, with the protein MRRMLLGLMMVMGMSGTTMGGWAYEYSGSATGLQADVTLLALPVAQAGPLPAWGGADSTTVASAGISIPLVLGSYDLVETGVLSSSTDGGNAVVGQTGSHSSVANISLLDGLVQVTAVSSTAIAQFNTTTGIGSFSGDSVITGLTIGGNAVTLTGPNQTVSIELLGVTIASLTINEQISSISPDGQNVSMTVNALHLQVLGIPGVLSVADVIIGQSKAGVIQHVPEPSSFAMVLGAFAVGGGWKFARRKKADSTDAEATV; encoded by the coding sequence ATGCGAAGAATGTTGCTGGGATTGATGATGGTGATGGGTATGTCCGGCACCACAATGGGTGGTTGGGCATACGAGTACAGCGGCAGTGCAACCGGTCTACAGGCCGATGTCACGCTCTTGGCTTTGCCTGTGGCTCAGGCGGGCCCACTTCCCGCTTGGGGCGGTGCGGATAGCACCACGGTAGCCAGCGCGGGGATCTCGATTCCACTTGTCCTCGGATCATATGATCTGGTTGAGACGGGCGTTCTGAGTTCCAGTACCGATGGCGGCAACGCTGTCGTTGGTCAGACCGGTTCCCATTCGAGCGTTGCCAATATCAGCCTGCTGGACGGACTCGTGCAGGTGACGGCTGTTTCATCAACGGCAATTGCGCAGTTCAACACGACCACGGGTATTGGTTCCTTCTCTGGTGACTCCGTGATCACTGGACTGACCATCGGTGGAAATGCCGTCACACTCACGGGCCCCAATCAGACTGTGTCGATCGAACTCCTCGGCGTGACGATCGCTTCGCTCACCATTAACGAGCAGATCTCCAGCATCAGTCCCGATGGTCAGAACGTCAGCATGACCGTCAATGCTCTTCACCTGCAGGTTCTGGGCATTCCCGGAGTCCTTTCTGTCGCTGATGTCATCATCGGTCAATCCAAAGCCGGTGTCATTCAGCACGTTCCCGAACCAAGCAGTTTCGCCATGGTTCTGGGTGCATTTGCTGTCGGTGGCGGATGGAAATTCGCCCGTCGCAAGAAAGCAGACAGCACCGACGCGGAAGCCACCGTGTAA